The proteins below are encoded in one region of Oncorhynchus masou masou isolate Uvic2021 chromosome 15, UVic_Omas_1.1, whole genome shotgun sequence:
- the LOC135555262 gene encoding mitochondrial import inner membrane translocase subunit Tim29-like, whose protein sequence is MAASWVLRRWCSTSVAEAGAAPANGTRWERLKNSKLGVWFSGMSRDYKEACREIVVGAWERPIKASIYLSLLGGAGTCIYTNPDDASFETTILDTANHLGLLTPWIRSGTSDGHVQKLAKLRNEGRLRHLSLGVVSLTYFADYNPDASLYEAQCSNLSIPWRELHTRVLDIGFAGRWWILDHKMKDYDVNDEEFKHLPPAMAATVPPGVQGVQNNERLHKESWMPLKTEENEEKEKASAAVGEEGGIVEQIKMDSLDLVETIKIKMGIVAQPQELPDPEPQELPDPEPQELPDPEPQELTLTETETQE, encoded by the exons ATGGCTGCCTCGTGGGTGCTCAGGAGATGGTGCTCCACCTCTGTAGCAGAAGCAGGAGCAGCACCCGCCAATGGCACCcgatgggagaggttgaaaaatagCAAATTGG GTGTGTGGTTTAGCGGCATGTCCAGAGACTACAAGGAGGCGTGTCGTGAGATTGTGGTGGGCGCGTGGGAGAGGCCAATCAAAGCTTCCATCTACCTGAGCCTTCTGGGTGGAGCCGGCACCTGCATCTACACAAACCCCGACGACGCCTCCTTCGAGACCACCATCCTGGATACAGCCAATCATCTCGGGCTCCTGACGCCATGGATACGCAGTGGAACATCGGATGGGCACGTGCAGAAGCTGGCGAAGCTTCGTAACGAGGGAAGGTTACGTCACCTCAGCCTGGGAGTGGTCTCACTCACCTACTTCGCCGATTACAACCCGGACGCCAGTCTTTACGAGGCCCAGTGCTCCAACCTCTCTATCCCCTGGAGGGAGCTCCACACGCGGGTACTGGACATTGGCTTCGCGGGTCGCTGGTGGATCCTGGACCATAAGATGAAGGACTATGATGTGAACGATGAAGAGTTCAAGCACCTGCCGCCTGCTATGGCCGCCACAGTGCCCCCTGGTGTCCAGGGGGTGCAGAATAACGAGAGGCTGCACAAAGAGTCATGGATGCCTCTGAAGAcggaggagaatgaggagaagGAAAAGGCATCGGCAGccgtaggggaggaggggggcaTTGTAGAACAGATAAAGATGGATAGTTTAGATCTTGTAGaaacaataaaaataaagatGGGCATTGTTGCTCAACCACAGGAGCTACCTGACCCAGAACCACAGGAGCTACCTGACCCAGAACCACAGGAGCTACCTGACCCAGAACCACAGGAGCTGACGCtgacagagacggagacacagGAGTAG